One part of the Musa acuminata AAA Group cultivar baxijiao chromosome BXJ1-5, Cavendish_Baxijiao_AAA, whole genome shotgun sequence genome encodes these proteins:
- the LOC135674823 gene encoding AT-hook motif nuclear-localized protein 23-like, with amino-acid sequence MGGVDPVVATSPSTPSFHLRNANAHLSPHRLDLADNPATPNSSGSKNNNHANDDDAIGDDHSGGGGGGLDVLEAGSGGSGSSGRRPRGRPRGSKNKPKPPVIITRESPNALRSHVLEIASGTDIMDAVAVFARRRQRGLSILSGTGVVTNVTLRQPAAPPGTVVSLHGRFEILSLSGAFLPAPSPPGATGLTVYLAGGQGQVVGGSVVGELVASGPVMIIAATFANATYERLPLGEEELDTVAAPPGSEGMPSQQSPGGSGADGVGGSSSQQPNARLAAEPPLLNLPPNLLPNGQMPHEVFGAWASTGSRAPPSY; translated from the coding sequence ATGGGCGGGGTCGACCCCGTCGTGGCCACCTCCCCCTCGACCCCTTCCTTCCATCTCCGCAACGCCAACGCCCACCTCAGCCCCCACCGCCTTGACCTAGCCGACAACCCCGCCACCCCGAACAGTAGCGGCAGCAAGAACAACAACCACGCCAACGACGACGACGCCATCGGGGACGACCactccggcggcggcggcgggggcctTGACGTCCTCGAAGCCGGATCAGGAGGTAGCGGCAGCTCCGGGCGCCGCCCTCGGGGCCGCCCGCGCGGCTCGAAGAACAAGCCAAAGCCACCCGTCATCATCACGAGGGAAAGCCCCAACGCGCTCCGCTCCCACGTCCTCGAGATCGCGAGCGGCACCGACATCATGGATGCCGTGGCCGTCTTCGCCCGCCGCCGTCAGCGCGGCCTCTCGATCCTGAGCGGCACCGGTGTCGTCACCAACGTCACGCTCCGGCAGCCCGCAGCGCCCCCGGGCACCGTCGTCAGTCTCCATGGCCGGTTCGAGATCCTTTCCCTTTCCGGCGCATTCCTTCCGGCGCCGTCGCCCCCGGGCGCCACGGGGCTGACCGTGTACCTCGCCGGCGGGCAAGGGCAGGTGGTGGGTGGGAGTGTGGTCGGGGAATTGGTGGCCTCAGGCCCGGTGATGATAATAGCCGCCACCTTCGCGAACGCGACCTACGAACGGTTGCCTCTCGGCGAGGAAGAGCTCGACACGGTTGCAGCGCCACCGGGATCGGAGGGAATGCCGTCGCAACAGAGCCCGGGAGGGAGTGGGGCAGATGGCGTTGGTGGTTCTTCGTCGCAGCAGCCTAATGCTAGATTGGCAGCCGAGCCACCGCTCCTCAACCTGCCGCCGAACCTGCTCCCTAATGGTCAGATGCCGCACGAGGTGTTCGGTGCATGGGCTTCAACCGGTTCGCGTGCTCCACCATCCTACTGA
- the LOC135674821 gene encoding protein spotted leaf 11-like: MEEEVKGAAAVVESLLRAVEEIAAISYHRNAYKKQFCNLSRRVRLLAPMFEELRESKKPISEKAVTTLASLGQAIGLAKELLRFGSRGSKISLVLDRDRMMRRFQEVTAQLEQTLGEISFGELDISDEVREQVELVRTQFKRAKERLDTSDAELFNDLSSVYGMSIHAKVDPVLLRRLAEMLQLTTIADLKQESLALNELLGDDDRDLGEAIKKMSVVLKKIEDYMQTQNPDICIPASAKVFTCDEMAKAPVVPDDFRCPISLELMRDPVIVSTGQTYERVFIEKWLKAGHVTCPKTQQKLSSTSLTPNHVIRGLIIQWCEENDMELLKYPAHHGPDNSFCSAKEHARVVDLILKLSSESSDDQRTAAAEIRLLAKCSGDNRVCIAEAGAIPLLVDLLSAVDSQTQEHAVTALYNLSINEHNKDKIIAARAVVGILHVLKRGSMEARENAAATLFSLSVVDANKVIIGEAGAIEPLVLLLNEGSQRGKRDAAAALFNLCIFPGNRGKVLKAGVMPTLMGLLMHPQGDMVDEALAILAILSSHPQGKVAIGAAEALPLLVEMIRSGSPSNKENAATILVHLCNSEEQHLAAAQVQGVIGPLYEMTESGTDRGKRKAVQLLGCMHKFLEQQHEAQDQVQAKAQAQAQAQAQARAQAPADQ, from the exons ATGGAAGAGGAAGTGAAGGGTGCGGCCGCGGTGGTGGAGAGCCTGTTGAGGGCGGTGGAGGAGATCGCCGCCATCTCCTACCACCGGAACGCGTACAAGAAGCAATTTTGCAACCTCTCGCGCCGGGTCAGGCTGCTGGCCCCCATGTTCGAGGAGCTGAGGGAGAGCAAGAAGCCGATTTCCGAGAAGGCGGTGACAACGCTGGCGTCGCTCGGACAGGCGATCGGCTTGGCCAAGGAGCTTCTCCGATTTGGTAGCAGGGGGAGCAAGATCTCTCTG GTTTTGGATAGAGATAGGATGATGAGAAGGTTCCAAGAAGTTACAGCTCAACTAGAACAAACTTTGGGTGAAATTTCTTTTGGTGAGCTTGATATATCAGATGAAGTTCGAGAACAG GTTGAGCTTGTGCGTACTCAGTTCAAAAGAGCCAAAGAACGGTTGGACACTTCTGATGCTGAGCTTTTTAACGATCTTTCATCTGTTTATGGTATGAGCATCCATGCCAAGGTTGATCCTGTCTTACTAAGGAGATTGGCAGAGATGCTACAGTTGACGACCATAGCTGACCTCAAACAAGAATCACTTGCCTTGAATGAGTTGTTGGGCGATGATGACAGAGATCTTGGAGAGGCTATTAAAAAGATGTCTGTGGTTCTCAAGAAGATCGAGGATTATATGCAGACTCAGAACCCTGATATTTGCATTCCAGCAAGTGCCAAGGTTTTTACTTGTGATGAAATGGCTAAAGCTCCAGTCGTTCCTGATGATTTCCGATGTCCTATTTCGTTGGAGTTGATGAGAGATCCAGTTATTGTGTCTACTGGACAG ACTTATGAACGTGTGTTTATCGAGAAGTGGCTGAAGGCAGGACACGTTACATGCCCAAAGACACAACAGAAGTTATCCAGCACATCATTAACTCCAAACCATGTGATTCGCGGCCTCATAATCCAATGGTGTGAGGAAAATGACATGGAACTACTCAAGTACCCCGCCCATCATGGTCCTGACAATTCATTCTGTTCTGCTAAAGAGCATGCCAGAGTTGTTGATCTCATTCTCAAGCTATCTTCCGAGAGCTCTGATGACCAAAGAACTGCCGCTGCTGAAATTCGCCTTCTAGCCAAGTGTAGTGGTGACAACAGAGTTTGCATAGCAGAGGCTGGCGCTATTCCTCTCCTTGTGGACTTACTGTCTGCGGTTGATTCACAAACCCAGGAGCATGCCGTCACTGCTCTTTACAATCTCTCCATCAATGAGCACAACAAGgacaaaataattgctgccagggCTGTGGTTGGGATACTCCACGTGCTGAAGAGGGGTAGCATGGAAGCACGTGAGAATGCTGCAGCCACACTCTTCAGCCTTTCTGTTGTCGATGCGAACAAGGTTATTATTGGTGAGGCTGGTGCAATTGAACCTCTTGTTTTGCTGCTCAATGAGGGCAGCCAACGGGGCAAGAGGGATGCAGCAGCAGCACTATTCAACCTGTGCATATTTCCGGGTAACAGAGGGAAGGTTCTGAAGGCTGGGGTGATGCCAACTCTAATGGGGCTTTTGATGCATCCACAAGGAGATATGGTCGATGAGGCCCTTGCTATTTTGGCAATCCTTTCGAGTCATCCCCAGGGCAAGGTAGCAATCGGAGCTGCTGAGGCACTGCCTCTGCTGGTGGAGATGATCCGAAGTGGCTCTCCTTCGAACAAGGAAAATGCAGCAACCATCTTGGTGCACCTTTGTAATAGTGAGGAGCAGCATCTGGCTGCGGCACAGGTGCAAGGTGTGATAGGGCCATTGTACGAAATGACAGAGAGTGGCACCGATCGAGGCAAGAGAAAGGCGGTGCAGTTGCTTGGGTGCATGCACAAATTCCTAGAACAGCAACACGAGGCTCAAGATCAAGTTCAGGCAAAGGCTCAGGCTCAGGCTCAGGCTCAGGCTCAGGCTCGAGCACAGGCACCGGCAGATCAGTAA
- the LOC135674822 gene encoding triosephosphate isomerase, cytosolic-like, with amino-acid sequence MARKFFVGGNWKCNGTSEEVKKIVSTLNDAQVASADVVDVVVSPPFVFLPLVKSLLRPDFHVAAQNCWVKKGGAYTGEISAEMLLNLDIPWVILGHSERRLLLGESNEFVGDKVAYALSKGLKVIACVGETLEQRESGATVEVVAAQTKAIAERISDWTNVVLAYEPVWAIGTGKVATPAQAQEVHYELRKWLQINVSVEVAESTRIIYGGSVNGANCKELAAQPDVDGFLVGGASLKPEFVDIINSATVKSSA; translated from the exons ATGGCCAGAAAGTTTTTCGTCGGGGGGAACTGGAAATGC AATGGTACCAGCGAGGAGGTTAAGAAAATCGTCAGTACCCTGAACGATGCCCAAGTTGCGTCGGCGGATGTCGTTG ATGTTGTGGTTAGCCCACCATTTGTTTTTCTGCCTCTTGTGAAAAGTTTGTTACGCCCTGATTTTCACGTCGCAGCACAAAATTGTTGGGTAAAGAAAGGAGGTGCTTACACTGGTGAGATTAG TGCTGAGATGCTTCTCAATCTTGACATTCCTTGGGTCATTCTTGGACACTCTGAACGAAGGCTTTTGTTGGGTGAATCAAATGAG TTTGTTGGAGATAAAGTTGCATATGCACTCTCTAAAGGTTTAAAGGTGATTGCTTGTGTTGGTGAGACACTTGAACAGCGTGAGTCAGGAGCCACCGTGGAGGTAGTTGCTGCACAGACAAAGGCTATTGCAG AGCGGATATCAGACTGGACCAATGTAGTACTTGCTTATGAGCCAGTTTGGGCAATTGGAACCGGAAAGGTTGCTACACCAGCTCAGGCTCAGGAG GTCCACTATGAATTAAGGAAGTGGCTTCAAATAAATGTTAGTGTTGAAGTTGCAGAATCAACCAGGATCATATATGGTG GCTCTGTAAATGGAGCTAACTGCAAAGAGCTTGCAGCACAGCCTGACGTTGATGGATTTCTCGTCGGTGGTGCTTCTTTGAAG CCAGAATTTGTGGACATCATCAACTCTGCCACCGTCAAGTCTTCTGCTTGA
- the LOC103986131 gene encoding thylakoid lumenal 15 kDa protein 1, chloroplastic: MAALIGSLNLVPPPSLSPLPSLVPHNSSKWRRFLSASAPRTSLSPPQCSSVAELGEGLGRVSAAALLAASLFFADPALAFKGGGPYGAEVTRGQDLTGKDFSGKTLIKQDFKTSILRQANFKGAKLLGASFFDADLTGADLSDADLRGADFSLANVTKANLSNANLEGALATGNTSFRGSNINGADFTDVPLREDQREYLCKVADGVNPVTGNSTRDTLLCN; the protein is encoded by the exons ATGGCCGCTCTCATCGGTAGTCTAAATCTCGTTCCTCCTCCTTCGCTTTCTCCCTTGCCCTCTCTCGTCCCTCACAACTCTTCCAAATGGCGGCGATTCCTCTCGGCCTCGGCTCCTCGCACTAGCCTCTCGCCACCGCAATGCTCGTCC GTTGCCGAGCTGGGAGAAGGCTTAGGTCGGGTGAGCGCCGCTGCCCTCCTCGCCGCCTCCCTCTTCTTCGCCGACCCTGCTCTCGCTTTTAAG GGTGGAGGGCCGTACGGGGCGGAAGTAACGAGAGGGCAAGACCTCACCGGCAAAGACTTCAGTGGCAAGACCCTCATCAAACAAGACTTCAAGACG TCGATCCTGAGGCAGGCCAATTTCAAGGGCGCAAAGTTGCTCGGTGCGAGCTTTTTTGATGCAGATCTGACAG GAGCTGATCTCTCTGATGCTGATCTCAGGGGTGCAGACTTTTCCTTGGCCAATGTGACTAAG GCAAATCTAAGTAATGCAAATCTTGAAGGTGCTCTTGCTACTGGCAACACTTCTTTCAGAGGATCAAATATCAATGGAGCAG ACTTCACGGATGTTCCCCTGCGAGAAGACCAACGGGAGTACCTTTGCAAAGTTGCCGATGG GGTGAACCCTGTAACCGGAAACTCCACTAGGGATACACTGCTCTGCAACTGA